The following proteins come from a genomic window of Gadus morhua chromosome 11, gadMor3.0, whole genome shotgun sequence:
- the LOC115553372 gene encoding carcinoembryonic antigen-related cell adhesion molecule 20-like: protein MEYHIIATLSLVLSGMCVGGSILPAGPLSGAAGGAVLFSTTLEPSTRPFISLGWSFRGRNFITYAVTGRDVVDEAYAARVTLDRTTGSLQLRDLVLGDSGDYLVSITPDGEQQKTGTMQLNVYAPITGASISNPASSATLIAGQSAATLTCDAAAGNVSTREWMQNGRPLLPSPDRVTFSDDAKMLYMNPVLSDNHGNYQCRVSNAVSAMTAAYNLTVNYGPQNMSIVGPREAALGIRVLLRCSADSVPPPTYRWALDGNDTRVTTSTYVVERMEESHAGNYTCTVNNRVTKLQNSTVINLRASGSAPYWSFTLLLILSLNVGESLLTC, encoded by the exons ATGGAATACCACATCATTGCCACATTGTCCCTCGTTTTATCAG ggatgtgtgtgggggggagtaTCCTACCCGCGGGCCCGCTCAGCGGCGCCGCTGGCGGGGCGGTCCTGTTCAGCACCACGCTGGAGCCCTCCACCCGGCCCTTCATCTCCCTGGGCTGGAGCTTCAGAGGGCGCAACTTCATCACCTACGCCGTCACCGGCAGAGACGTTGTCGATGAGGCCTACGCCGCAAGGGTGACCCTGGACCGGACCACCGGTTCCCTGCAGCTGCGGGACCTGGTGCTGGGGGACAGCGGGGATTACCTGGTCAGCATCACTCCGGACGGGGAGCAGCAGAAGACAGGCACCATGCAGCTCAACGTGTACG CGCCCATCACAGGGGCGTCCATCTCCAACcccgcctcctccgccacccTCATCGCAGGGCAGAGCGCGGCCACGCTGACGTGCGACGCCGCTGCCGGCAACGTGAGCACCCGGGAGTGGATGCAGAACGGccggcccctcctcccctccccggaCCGCGTCACCTTCTCTGACGACGCCAAAATGCTCTACATGAATCCTGTGCTCAGCGATAACCATGGCAACTACCAGTGTCGAGTCAGCAACGCGGTCAGCGCCATGACCGCGGCGTACAATCTCACGGTCAACT ACGGGCCACAGAACATGTCCATCGTGGGACCCAGAGAAGCCGCGCTGGGCATCAGGGTGCTGCTGAGGTGCAGCGCCGACTCGGTCCCTCCCCCCACCTACCGCTGGGCGCTGGACGGCAACGACACACGagtcaccacctccacctacgtcgtggagaggatggaggagagccACGCGGGGAACTACACCTGCACGGTCAACAACCGGGTGACCAAGCTGCAGAATTCAACGGTCATAAACTTGAGAG CGTCCGGTTCTGCCCCCTATTGGTCATTCACACTATTGCTGATCTTATCTCTCAACGTGGGAGAATCTCTACTGACGTGTTGA